In a genomic window of Flavobacterium lipolyticum:
- a CDS encoding SusD/RagB family nutrient-binding outer membrane lipoprotein — protein sequence MKKILYALGIMLLTVSCDDSSLTDLNVDVKNPSVVPPSTLFTNAEKNLTEQLVNTNVNRNIFRLVNQQWTETTYLDESNYNWVTRKISDNHWDRLYAGPLADLSQAKGFLEKDVISPTDPEFAQKTIIKKNQLILIDILMVYTYQILVDTFGDVPYSESLKGSEDYLPKYDKAVDIYKDLIVRLNKDITGLDTSKPAFGSAEVIYKDNLTAWIKFANSIKLKLGINLKSSGLESAIADAAIISGAAGGFSSNADNAKLPYMLNLPNTNPLYVDMVFSGRNDFVVAKPFVDKLVALNDPRKTPYFRPTYKDTNAAGDLITVTGYRGGIVGIKNSQSRYTHASDKIKAPDFSGTLLDYAEVQFLLAEAVGRGVAVGGTIASHYNAAILASMEDWGVSPADANAYLAQPAVAYATATGTWQQKVGEQAWYALFNRGFEGWTSTRRLDFPVLTAPASADAAAEGKVPSRMAYPIREQTLNATNYTAASTSIGGDKLSTKIFWDK from the coding sequence ATGAAAAAAATACTATATGCATTAGGAATCATGCTTCTCACAGTTTCATGTGACGACAGCAGCCTAACAGACTTAAATGTAGATGTAAAAAACCCTTCTGTAGTACCCCCTAGCACTTTATTTACAAATGCTGAAAAAAACTTAACAGAGCAACTTGTCAACACCAATGTAAACAGAAACATATTCAGACTAGTAAACCAACAATGGACTGAAACCACCTATCTGGATGAATCTAATTACAACTGGGTAACCCGTAAAATTTCAGACAACCACTGGGACAGACTTTATGCAGGACCACTTGCTGATTTATCTCAAGCAAAGGGCTTTCTGGAAAAAGATGTAATCTCACCTACAGATCCGGAATTTGCACAAAAAACTATAATCAAAAAGAATCAATTGATCCTTATTGACATATTAATGGTTTATACGTACCAAATTTTAGTAGACACTTTTGGCGATGTCCCTTACTCAGAATCCCTAAAAGGATCGGAAGATTATCTGCCTAAATACGATAAAGCCGTAGACATCTACAAAGACTTAATCGTGCGTTTAAACAAAGACATCACAGGATTAGACACCTCAAAACCAGCCTTTGGCTCTGCCGAAGTTATCTACAAAGACAATCTAACTGCCTGGATTAAGTTTGCCAATAGCATCAAACTAAAATTAGGGATCAACTTAAAATCATCTGGCCTTGAATCAGCAATTGCAGACGCAGCAATCATCTCCGGCGCAGCGGGCGGATTTTCATCAAATGCTGATAATGCAAAACTTCCTTATATGTTAAATCTTCCAAACACCAACCCACTTTATGTAGATATGGTATTCTCAGGAAGAAATGACTTTGTTGTAGCAAAACCCTTTGTAGACAAATTGGTCGCATTAAATGATCCAAGAAAAACACCTTACTTCAGACCAACTTATAAAGATACAAATGCCGCAGGTGACTTAATCACTGTAACAGGTTACAGAGGCGGAATTGTTGGAATAAAAAACTCTCAATCAAGATACACTCATGCAAGTGACAAAATTAAAGCTCCGGACTTTAGTGGTACTTTATTGGATTATGCCGAAGTACAATTTTTACTGGCAGAAGCAGTAGGTAGAGGTGTAGCTGTTGGAGGCACTATTGCTTCACATTACAATGCAGCAATTCTAGCTTCTATGGAAGACTGGGGAGTTTCGCCGGCAGATGCAAACGCCTATCTTGCTCAACCAGCCGTAGCTTATGCAACAGCTACAGGAACCTGGCAGCAAAAAGTAGGAGAACAGGCATGGTATGCATTGTTCAACAGAGGATTTGAAGGTTGGACATCCACAAGAAGACTAGACTTCCCTGTTCTAACAGCACCAGCAAGTGCAGATGCAGCTGCCGAAGGTAAAGTACCATCCAGAATGGCATATCCAATTAGAGAACAAACATTAAATGCAACAAACTATACCGCTGCATCAACTTCGATTGGAGGAGACAAACTAAGCACAAAGATTTTTTGGGATAAATAG
- a CDS encoding SusC/RagA family TonB-linked outer membrane protein, which produces MKPKFNGFLVLLLVLFAQLTFAQERAVSGTVTDDAGMPLPGVSVQIKGTKTGTQTDFDGKYSIKATTSQILVFSYIGMKTQEIAASSSQVSTKLSGDAQQLEGVVVTTAMGIKREKKSLGYASQQISGKDVNGGAGNTNVANLLSGKAAGVEVQRNNNFGGSTNVVIRGNKSLTGNNQALWVIDGVPIDNSNSNVSSQQVGGGGYDYGNNASDINQEDIESINILKGAAATALYGSRAANGVVMVTTKKGKSDNKIGFSFSSGFTNGSVDKSTFPKYQNRYGSGYGIGSSFLGTGTPDTVDTSNDASDGDAFDNQPVYQWDAFTPFSPNYGKATPWTAAKNGPVTFFNNAHTFVNSIALEKSTDRSSLSLTYVNTNQTGILPNSELKKNQISARFSQKVTDKLTANAYAAVTLQSTVGRNSTGYNDNVMGNFRQWWQTNTDVQAQKDVYFASGGQNVTWNWTDPTDPSGLTPAYWDNPYFTRYQNYSSDDRTRLFSYASLNYEIAPWLSALGRVSLDTYKQLQEERRAVGSIASGFGLSPVNESSGYQRNEIDFQEINYDFMLNFNKKIGEDISLNGVIGTNIRRNKRDNVLSSTIGGLVTPGIYALSNSRLDLPFPREAKISSGVNGIYAQASVGYLDTYFVDASIRRDVSSTLPDNNNSYVYPAVSGSFLFSNVVKADWLNLGKFRVNYAEVGNDADALQLNNTYTRVPNFQGQPLYTNSLLLPFRSINKNPDLKPERTKSFEVGLETSLLNRRLGFDITYYKTNSVDQIVAAAVSSGSGFTNALVNGGNIENKGFEIQLNGTPIKTKDFSWEIIVNWSNNRSKVITLPNGLDNLQLGSFQGGVTVNAAPGEAYGALKGTDFVYTNGQPTIDQTTGKYMITTSSSNTIGNITPDWIGGVRNKFTYKNLTFGFLIDTQKGGDIFSLDMYYGLASGLYKETAVGDIRENGLLNPGVAPNGTPNTVKTKGGSIANSMGYQAAPNKAFIYDASFVKLREVSITYNFPKSMFENTFINAASASLVGSNLWIIHKNLPYADPESGLSSGNSSRGYSVGSLPTTRDIGFNLTFKF; this is translated from the coding sequence ATGAAACCAAAGTTCAATGGATTTTTAGTACTACTTTTAGTACTATTCGCGCAACTAACCTTTGCGCAGGAAAGAGCCGTTTCGGGAACTGTTACCGATGACGCAGGTATGCCCCTACCAGGTGTAAGCGTACAAATCAAAGGAACAAAAACCGGCACGCAAACCGATTTTGATGGTAAATACTCCATCAAAGCAACAACAAGTCAAATTTTAGTATTTAGCTACATCGGCATGAAGACTCAGGAAATTGCCGCCAGCTCATCACAAGTAAGCACAAAGCTATCCGGAGACGCCCAGCAACTGGAAGGAGTTGTCGTAACTACAGCGATGGGTATCAAAAGAGAAAAAAAATCTCTTGGATATGCTTCTCAACAGATTTCAGGCAAAGACGTTAATGGTGGAGCCGGAAACACTAACGTTGCCAATTTACTATCAGGTAAAGCCGCGGGTGTGGAAGTTCAAAGAAACAACAACTTTGGAGGTTCTACAAACGTTGTAATCAGAGGGAACAAATCTCTTACCGGAAACAACCAGGCGCTTTGGGTTATTGACGGGGTGCCAATTGACAACTCCAACTCCAACGTTTCTTCGCAACAAGTTGGTGGAGGTGGTTACGATTACGGTAACAATGCCTCGGATATCAACCAGGAAGATATTGAAAGCATCAACATCCTAAAAGGAGCAGCTGCAACAGCATTATATGGATCCAGAGCTGCAAATGGAGTTGTAATGGTTACTACCAAAAAAGGTAAATCAGACAACAAAATTGGATTTTCGTTCTCAAGCGGGTTCACAAATGGAAGTGTAGACAAATCAACTTTTCCTAAATACCAAAACAGATATGGATCAGGATATGGCATTGGCTCCTCATTTTTAGGAACAGGCACACCTGATACGGTAGACACATCAAATGATGCCTCTGACGGAGACGCCTTCGATAACCAACCAGTTTACCAATGGGATGCTTTTACTCCTTTCTCGCCAAACTACGGAAAAGCTACTCCATGGACGGCTGCAAAAAATGGCCCTGTAACTTTCTTTAATAATGCACATACATTCGTTAACAGTATCGCATTAGAGAAATCAACTGACAGATCCAGTTTATCTTTAACCTATGTAAACACAAATCAAACTGGTATTCTTCCAAACAGTGAATTGAAAAAAAATCAGATAAGTGCAAGATTTAGCCAAAAAGTTACTGATAAACTTACCGCTAATGCTTATGCAGCCGTTACCCTTCAAAGCACTGTAGGTAGAAACTCAACCGGTTATAACGATAACGTTATGGGTAACTTCAGACAATGGTGGCAAACCAACACTGACGTTCAAGCGCAAAAAGATGTTTACTTTGCATCAGGCGGTCAAAACGTAACCTGGAACTGGACCGACCCGACAGATCCTTCAGGTCTGACACCAGCATACTGGGACAATCCTTATTTCACACGTTATCAAAATTACTCTTCTGATGACAGAACTCGTTTATTCAGCTACGCTTCCCTAAATTACGAGATCGCTCCATGGTTAAGTGCATTAGGAAGAGTCTCACTTGACACCTATAAACAACTTCAGGAAGAAAGAAGAGCTGTCGGATCAATTGCTTCAGGATTTGGTCTTTCTCCCGTTAATGAATCATCAGGATACCAAAGAAACGAAATCGACTTCCAGGAAATCAACTATGATTTCATGTTAAACTTCAACAAAAAAATTGGCGAAGACATTAGTTTAAATGGAGTAATTGGAACCAATATCAGAAGAAACAAAAGAGACAATGTACTTTCTTCAACCATCGGAGGTTTAGTTACCCCTGGAATTTATGCCTTATCTAACTCACGTTTAGACTTACCATTCCCAAGAGAAGCCAAAATATCCTCAGGTGTTAATGGTATCTACGCTCAAGCATCTGTTGGTTATTTAGATACTTATTTTGTAGATGCCTCTATCAGAAGAGATGTTTCTTCTACATTACCTGACAATAACAACTCTTATGTTTATCCTGCAGTTTCCGGATCATTCCTTTTCTCAAACGTAGTAAAGGCAGACTGGTTAAATCTTGGAAAATTCAGAGTAAACTATGCTGAAGTAGGAAATGACGCCGATGCACTTCAACTAAACAATACCTATACAAGAGTTCCTAACTTTCAAGGACAACCTCTTTATACAAACTCCTTATTGCTTCCATTCCGTAGCATCAACAAAAATCCAGACCTTAAACCGGAAAGAACAAAATCTTTCGAGGTTGGTTTAGAAACAAGTTTATTAAACAGACGTCTAGGGTTTGACATTACCTACTACAAAACAAACTCAGTTGATCAAATTGTGGCAGCTGCTGTTTCTTCAGGATCAGGATTCACAAACGCACTTGTTAACGGTGGAAACATCGAAAACAAAGGTTTTGAAATTCAATTAAACGGAACTCCAATTAAAACAAAAGACTTTAGCTGGGAAATAATCGTTAACTGGTCAAACAATAGAAGTAAAGTTATCACATTACCAAATGGACTAGATAATCTTCAATTAGGTTCATTCCAAGGTGGCGTTACAGTCAATGCAGCTCCCGGTGAAGCTTATGGCGCCCTAAAAGGAACTGATTTCGTTTACACAAACGGACAGCCAACAATAGATCAAACCACAGGTAAATACATGATCACTACATCTTCAAGCAACACAATCGGAAACATTACACCGGATTGGATTGGTGGAGTAAGAAACAAATTTACTTATAAAAATCTAACTTTTGGATTCTTAATTGACACTCAAAAAGGCGGAGATATCTTCTCATTAGATATGTACTACGGACTTGCATCCGGATTATACAAAGAAACAGCTGTAGGGGACATTAGAGAAAATGGTCTTTTAAATCCTGGAGTAGCTCCTAACGGAACTCCAAACACTGTAAAAACAAAAGGCGGATCAATTGCAAACAGCATGGGATATCAGGCTGCGCCAAACAAAGCTTTTATTTACGATGCCTCGTTTGTTAAACTTAGAGAGGTATCTATCACCTACAACTTCCCTAAAAGCATGTTTGAAAACACATTCATAAACGCGGCATCAGCAAGTTTAGTTGGTTCTAACTTATGGATCATTCATAAAAACCTACCATACGCAGACCCAGAAAGTGGACTATCATCAGGAAACAGCTCAAGAGGCTATTCAGTTGGATCTCTTCCAACTACCAGAGATATTGGTTTTAACTTAACATTCAAATTTTAA
- a CDS encoding SusC/RagA family TonB-linked outer membrane protein encodes MKLKFNGFLVLFLVLVAQLTFAQERAVSGTVSDNAGIPLPGVSVLVKGTKTATQTDFDGKYSIKAAPNQVLVFSYIGMKAQEVSASSTTVNTKLKDDSVELESVVVTALGVKKSARALGYATQEVKAADITRANNNSLAGALQGKLAGVQITPSSGAPGASSQIVIRGARSFSGNNTPLYVIDGMPVASQADFSTGNGVSGADVANRAVDIDPNEIESINVLKGQAASALYGLRASNGVILITTKSGKNLAQSGKPTITFNTSTSFETISKKPRTQNEYAQGSRGVYDPTQSLNWGPKISELPNDLTYGGNVANAINGGVLRPGKYYVPQRAKAGLDPWVTPQAYDNINDYFNTGFTINNTLNISQSTEKTNYSFGIGNSKQDGIIPETGMNRYTAKAVVDTKLNNEWKTGFSFNYVQTKINKSTSANDGAIVGVFGAPRSYDLKGIGYANPLNAYDQIHFRPTTFNNPYWAAKNNEFSEKTNRVYGNTYIQYSPVISENGSQKLTVKYQAGIDSWTTNYRDIFEYGNKQDLTGQSSSARLRGTTNDVINSLLTVNYNLNITDDFNLNVLVGNEYNHQNTKEYDDLGTALNFGGWPTIGNARTVTASEYRRQIRTVGFFSNAEFSYKNMVFLSGTIRKDIASNMPRGNRSFIYPSASLGFVLTELEGLKGKSFLSYAKLRGSIAEVGQAGNYVGNYYDAPDYRGGFWSGSPINYPLSGGTSSYVPSNLLYDPNLKPQNTKSYEVGVDLKFFNNRVGLDYTYSEQNSTNQIFNVPLAGSTGASAQVTNGGKMLNKVHEITLSTNPIRTADFNWTFNANFSKIDSYVLSLKEGVDNIFLGGFTTPQLRASVGDRFPVIYGAGYLRDANNNIVVDKDGLPRAGAIKALGEVAPKFIIGGSTQFTYKRVSLGAVVDWKNGGKMYSGSNNTMNTYGVDARTADRTTEFVYPGVKDDGTQNDIVIGGTRAKTQQDLYSTLSGIAEAGIFDASFVKLREVTLGYQFPKLLNNTVDLKASVFARNILLWSKMPNLDPEATQGNNNFSGGFEQWTMPQTKSIGFGLNFTF; translated from the coding sequence ATGAAACTAAAGTTCAATGGATTCCTAGTACTTTTCTTAGTACTAGTTGCGCAACTTACTTTCGCGCAAGAAAGAGCTGTTTCTGGAACAGTTTCTGACAATGCAGGAATACCTTTACCGGGTGTTAGTGTATTAGTTAAAGGAACGAAGACAGCAACGCAAACAGATTTTGATGGAAAATACTCTATCAAAGCAGCACCAAATCAAGTATTAGTTTTTAGCTACATTGGGATGAAAGCCCAAGAAGTATCCGCTAGTTCTACTACTGTTAACACAAAATTAAAAGACGATTCAGTAGAATTGGAAAGTGTTGTGGTAACGGCATTAGGTGTAAAGAAAAGCGCACGTGCACTTGGATATGCAACTCAGGAAGTAAAAGCAGCAGACATTACAAGAGCAAACAACAACAGTCTTGCTGGAGCTTTACAAGGTAAACTAGCTGGTGTACAAATTACTCCTTCAAGTGGTGCTCCTGGAGCTTCTTCTCAAATTGTAATTCGTGGTGCCCGTTCATTTTCAGGAAACAATACACCTCTATACGTTATTGACGGTATGCCTGTTGCTTCACAAGCGGACTTCAGCACTGGAAATGGAGTTAGTGGAGCAGACGTTGCCAACAGAGCTGTCGACATTGATCCAAATGAGATTGAGTCTATCAACGTTCTTAAAGGACAAGCTGCATCAGCTTTATATGGTCTTAGAGCCTCTAATGGTGTGATCTTAATCACTACAAAAAGTGGAAAGAACTTAGCGCAAAGCGGTAAGCCAACTATCACTTTCAATACTTCAACAAGTTTTGAAACCATTTCAAAAAAACCGCGCACTCAAAATGAATACGCTCAAGGTTCAAGAGGAGTTTACGATCCAACTCAATCTTTGAACTGGGGACCAAAAATCTCAGAATTACCAAACGACCTTACTTATGGAGGAAACGTTGCCAACGCAATCAATGGTGGAGTTCTTAGACCTGGTAAATACTATGTGCCTCAAAGAGCAAAAGCTGGACTAGACCCATGGGTTACTCCTCAGGCTTATGACAACATCAACGATTACTTTAACACAGGATTTACAATCAATAATACGTTAAACATTTCTCAGTCAACAGAAAAAACAAATTATTCTTTTGGTATTGGAAATTCTAAACAAGATGGTATCATCCCTGAAACAGGAATGAACAGATACACAGCAAAAGCTGTTGTTGACACTAAACTAAACAATGAATGGAAAACTGGTTTTTCTTTCAACTATGTGCAAACTAAAATCAACAAAAGTACATCTGCAAATGACGGTGCTATTGTTGGTGTATTTGGAGCTCCAAGAAGTTATGATTTAAAGGGAATTGGTTATGCTAATCCACTAAATGCTTATGATCAAATTCACTTCAGACCAACTACTTTTAACAATCCTTACTGGGCTGCTAAAAACAACGAGTTCAGCGAAAAAACAAACCGTGTTTACGGAAATACTTACATTCAATACTCTCCAGTTATTAGTGAAAACGGAAGCCAAAAGTTAACCGTTAAATACCAAGCTGGTATAGATTCTTGGACTACCAATTACAGAGATATTTTTGAATACGGAAACAAACAAGATTTAACAGGTCAAAGTAGTAGTGCAAGACTTCGTGGTACAACTAACGATGTAATCAACTCTTTACTAACAGTAAATTACAACTTAAACATTACAGATGATTTCAATTTGAATGTATTAGTTGGAAATGAATACAATCATCAAAACACTAAAGAATATGACGATCTAGGAACTGCTCTAAACTTTGGTGGTTGGCCAACAATTGGTAACGCAAGAACAGTAACTGCAAGCGAATACCGTAGACAAATCCGTACAGTAGGTTTCTTTAGCAATGCTGAGTTCTCTTACAAAAACATGGTTTTCTTAAGTGGTACTATCCGTAAAGACATTGCTTCTAACATGCCAAGAGGAAACAGATCTTTTATTTACCCATCAGCCTCTTTAGGATTTGTACTAACAGAACTAGAAGGATTAAAAGGAAAATCTTTCCTTTCATATGCTAAACTTAGAGGATCGATTGCAGAAGTAGGACAAGCAGGAAATTACGTAGGTAATTATTATGATGCACCTGATTACCGTGGAGGTTTCTGGTCAGGATCACCAATCAATTATCCATTATCAGGAGGTACTAGCTCATATGTACCAAGCAATTTATTATATGATCCAAACTTAAAACCGCAAAACACAAAATCATACGAAGTTGGAGTTGATTTGAAGTTTTTCAACAACCGAGTTGGACTTGATTATACGTACTCTGAACAAAATTCAACAAACCAAATCTTTAACGTACCATTAGCTGGTTCTACTGGAGCAAGTGCTCAAGTAACAAATGGTGGAAAAATGCTTAACAAAGTACACGAAATAACTTTAAGCACTAATCCAATTCGTACAGCAGATTTCAACTGGACATTTAACGCAAACTTCTCTAAAATAGATTCTTATGTACTATCTCTAAAAGAAGGTGTAGACAACATCTTTTTAGGAGGATTTACTACTCCACAACTTAGAGCTAGTGTAGGAGATCGTTTCCCGGTTATTTACGGTGCAGGTTACCTTAGAGATGCTAACAACAATATTGTAGTCGACAAAGATGGTCTTCCTAGAGCTGGTGCTATAAAAGCATTAGGAGAAGTTGCTCCTAAATTCATCATAGGAGGTTCTACTCAGTTTACCTACAAAAGAGTTTCATTGGGAGCTGTTGTTGATTGGAAAAACGGTGGAAAAATGTATAGCGGATCAAACAATACGATGAACACTTACGGTGTAGATGCGAGAACTGCAGACAGAACTACAGAATTTGTATACCCTGGAGTTAAAGATGACGGAACTCAAAATGATATTGTTATAGGTGGTACAAGAGCTAAAACACAACAAGATCTATATTCAACTTTAAGCGGAATTGCTGAAGCTGGTATTTTTGATGCAAGTTTTGTAAAATTAAGAGAAGTTACATTAGGATACCAATTCCCTAAATTACTAAACAACACAGTAGATCTTAAAGCTTCTGTTTTTGCGAGAAACATCCTTCTTTGGTCTAAAATGCCAAACCTTGATCCTGAAGCAACACAAGGAAACAACAATTTCTCTGGTGGATTTGAGCAATGGACAATGCCACAAACTAAGAGTATTGGTTTTGGACTGAACTTTACATTTTAA